GTTGGATTAAGACCGGAATAGGTGTGAGAGCTGACCAGAAGGCGGGCATGAGAGTTATTGACTCCCTTACTTGCAGTTTCCGAGCTCGAGGATGGATGGATTCCACATTGTTTTGTGAAGAGCAAGTCAAAAGAGGTTGGTATGAACAGCGTTTTCACAGACAGCATCATATTAACTTTGAGGatgatataaatatatatatatatatatatatataacaaacATATAATATATCTAACAAAAGTTCAGTTATAGTCAGATATACGGAACACAATTGTATTGAAACTTCTTCTTGCATGAGGTGTTTCTTAGCGATAGCTATAATTTGCTTTTTAAAAGACAGTTTCGAAATTATTTCCGAAAGGACTACACTATTACGATGGTGTTTTGCTGACACAGGTGACGCTAACGCTTAATGCATCAGTGACCTTTACGGCTGTCATATCGAGACATATGTTGCCCtaagttcattttttctgcaaattgtCTGCTACGCATTGGATGGTCCAGGGAGTGCACACCAGTTGTTTCTTGCCTCAAATCGCGACTGATTACTCATGAAATTGCCTGAGCTTCCTGCACTTTTACCTATCGGAGTTTTAACACTTCCAGTTCTGGTTACACTCAGACTTAACAACTGCTGTGAACCGCTGTACTACTTTGCACAAGTGTATACGTCTCGCTAAAACTTTCGAAAATGATCGAAAAGAAGTTTGTTTGATTGGAAGTAGTTGCGAAATTCGGGAGAACACACGCCGATATCAAATGCTATGCCTGTACCGTTTTACCTTTCCTTATGATCTGGATTCTGTAAGAAACACTTGGTTATCGACTATTGGCTCTTTCAGAGTTGTAAAAACGTAGTTCTGTGGAGTATTTACTCCTGGAGTTCAGCGCCAGTGCAGTTTCAATGATCCCACCTGCATTTAATTTGGATAAGTCCTTCTAACATGTGTATaatgtagaaaaagaagaactgtagatttttttcttcaactaagTTAAAATCATTCGTTTCTCGAGTTGCgcttctttcttcaaatgatGGCATCCcgtttttagtcttttttcaatttcgagATAAGACTTCGCAGTAATTctagcatttttttcagttcatcgGATGTACAAGCATTAGCGAAGCTTTTCATCGACTAGATCTGGCCAGGGGTGTTTCTGATGTGCGCCGTTTCGCCTACATTGCCAAGGTAACGAACGTCATCTGGGAACTCAGGCTGTTTATGAATAATTTGCACCAACGTGCTCGAGTGCGCTTGTTTCTGGAAACGAGCAACATAGCGAAAAATCGAATTGTGCGTTCTCTCTCTTAGGAGATCTCGAGAGTCTCAAACATCTTTGCGAAAAGGACATCTTAACTGGACACTTTGCTTTGCTGCTGTTTGGCGAGAGTTCTACGTTTTTCGTAAAGTCAACAAGCGCTTTTTGAAATCGTCTATTTTGAGGAACGCCATGCAGTTATTGTCCTAACGCAGAGAGCTGATTCGACGCTTTATCAGTGCGCGTTGAATCACTGTTAAGCGCTGTTGGCAGTGTTGTAATTCGCATATGGCTTTCTTTCTGCTGCTATGCTCTGAGCGTGACAGGCACCACGTCTGGCGATAGCGGAAAAGCTGTTTGTAAACACTTACAAACTGCCAAACACTCTGGATTGAGGCACGATTTGAGGGTCGTATGCAAATACTCCACACCAGCACCTAACAATAACGGATCGTCGAATTCAGCGGGCTTTTTTGTTGTGCAATCAAAACGAATTGATCGATTGCTCTCTGTATTTAGGTGGTTGAAATCCTTGTGCAGGAGAAAGTCCAAAATCTGTCAGGCAATGCTCGAAAGTCGCTTGTGGGCATTTTAACCGCGATTGTGCTGCGATCCTCGGAGGAAGATGTACACATATCAACAGCCAGGGAATTGGTCCAGCAGGTTTGCGATTTGGCTGCTAGATACGTTTCATGAGGCTAAGCGAGGAAGCGAACTCCCATTTGACTCTTAAAATGGTTGGCAAAGTCACTTGAGTGTTACACCTCTCAAAAGCCGAAACCGATTAGCACTGAGACGAGTCTTCTGatcgaaaaacaaaatgaatcgTCCGTAACTATCTCATGTTTGCTCGTATGTCTAGATATTAGTCAATCCCTTAGTATTATGCGTTGCTCGTACACTACAGCGAGGCTGCAAGCTTAGGGCCCAGTTGTTGCACTACTATTGGTATCCCTTGCGTAGATTAGTTTCTAAAGAAACAACAGGAACATCATACAattgatttttgcagaaagattttcattcgatttgatgtttttctttgttttacaaTACAATTATAATATGACAACTAAAAATCTACTATAGTTgagttaaagacatcactccacgaatctggggcggtgaggatttcaggtggagagttcctatacggggtggcagattatggagaggagggcgattccgtccattacttcttaattgccgtaaaaaaaaacggcctggaagatgcggcgcatgcagaaggctggcgcgctccaatcgaactcgttgtagaaaatagcgcgccggaacgctcgaagtcgtatcttccgggccgtttttacgacaattagaaaagaatagacggaatcacccttctctccataatccacgactccgtataggcataacccacctgaaacccacaccaccccagattcctggggtgatgcctttaataacaGGACATACAAGTCTGCCAATGATGTACTGGTGCCCTTCTATTGAATCTACAAATCTTTAATCAGAGCCCTTTTTGGACAGCTAAAATTATTTACCTCACAGTACGTTTTCAAGATTAAACCACTCATTTGAATTATTATGGATTTTGGCGAATTGCGATGTGTCCTGAATTCTATCATTAGTTACAAGTGTTCGAGTTTACAGCGTTATCGCTTCACGTGACAGGTCCACGTGAAACGATGACGTCGTAAACTCCTTCGATATTCTATGTGTTTATTGTACACGTGGTTCACAAAGTTATAATCGGACTAACTAAGCTGTTTTCTGTCGATATTTCCAGTGCCTATATGAATATGACTACTGAGACCTTTAATAgttccttgtttttctcttagttATTGTTATTCACGCTACCAATATCTGTAAAAAGCACAGAAGACACTGGCCGCAGCCATCAACTTCGAGACTGACCCATTCTTTCAGCACTGTTTCGtgcctttgaaaaagtttttgttcttcactCTTCCAAATCCTTTAAATGGAGTTTTTGGGAAGaagatggatttttttgtgatgtgTAAAATATTGTTATACAGTAAATTTGACTACCTACCACTTTTCAattggtttcaaaaaaaaaactcgataaCACTAATAACACTGCAACTCAACCACCTAACCTTGATACTTTCTGCTACGACAACGATCGAGTGGCACTTGTTGTATTGTCATCAACTGCGTAATGTTTGTGTCTGATTGTGGGGGCATTGTCGTGTTCCAGAGGAGTGAATCGGGAGTGCTGGCCTCAATCAAACACCTCGTTTGCCATTCGCCGTTCTCGTGAAATAGAACAGCGCTCGCTCTCATGTGCGAATATTAGGATCTCCCAAATGGTTCATTGCCCTGCGGAGAATCTGAGTAGAGCCATGAACTGTTGCTCGAACCTAATTTAATACatattggaatttttctaaaagaaaggAGTCCAGGTTCTTTGCAAAACCGAAACTTCATACGAAACACCGATTAGATTTTCCTAGTCTTTCATTCAGAGATTAGATTTGTTACCGAAGTCAAGTCcgaagtaaagtaaagtaagtagaTCTCTCCGAACTTATTCCCATACATTGTTTTCGCCTCAGCAACAACCACACATTTGCCTAATTTATTCTGCGCATGcgaaaaggaaataatgatGCGTAAAATAGTTATGTGATGCTACTGGGGAGTAAAATGGGcttgaaaggagaaaaagaatacTCTGGAAACCCCTTCTAATCGGCATCGGTCTTAGCTCTGAGCTCTTAGTCAAAGTTCTCGTCATAGTCGATGCAATCATATGTACTTCCTCTGGAAAGCAGCTAATTGAGATGCACACTGGTGTATTATATAAGAACTAAAGCTTTTCCGCAGTAGGACCTCCATCGTTTTATCGGGGAAGAGCAGGACTTCAGTTCAAACGCCACTTGTTCGCTATTGTCCTTGTATTTTTGGCGGCAGACTTGATgtaaaaaagtgtgaaaatagTCCATCAACGGAACGTTGAACTATGCACATTTAACATGCCCGAGAAGTGctaaaaattaagcaaaaaaaaatcaaagaagagGTACTGgcgctttcttctttctctgtaAGGGTAAAAATCCAAATTCCAATACTTTTCAACGAGTCCTTTTCTGTGATAGTCAGAGATGTAATATTTACGAttatagttttaaaaaaaatgtcgacaTTTCAGGAAGGAAGGAATTCAGGAAAGAAAAGCGAATTATTCTTGGTGAAGCACCAAAAATTAGAAGGGCGAAACGGTCCCAGGTCAACGGACTTATTATGCCTCGTTTAAGCAGTTTCAGTgagactttgaaaaaatgaagaaaactagTTTTATCCAGAACATGTCggatgaaaagaaagcagCTGAGATTATACTTTAAAATTCATAACATCTTCCTGTTCTATTCTTTTagtcacaaagaaaaagttcgcCTGAGAACTTTTGCGAAGTTTTGGTGTTGCATTACGACTTTGCGTTCGCCTCGTTAACCCTGATATCGGGCAATTTCCCAGGTCATGGTCATTTATGAACGTCGAATAGAagattaattatttttgaaaagaatcttCTGTGGATAACAAGTATTTTCCcagaattaatttattaagTTGAAGCCTCCAAGTTTACGGTTGTGCCATCACCACCCATCCATCAACTTGTCGCAGTCCTGTAGTGACATTCTACTACTCATTTCAGTTCCTATGCTCATAAGTATCATATTTCAGTTCGGACAAGCCCTCGAAGGTCATGTTTGCGGTTCTCCACAGCTGGCATCACGCCATCAGCACACTGCCAATTCCCTTCTCGATGTCATTTCCGACCGACAGCCGAAAAGCGTGACATCTGCGGAAGAAACAAGCACAACATTCCTTGATTTACCTCGAGAGGTAGGCAAGCTAAAAAGTGACTTTAGTGGTGATGGTACCAGTGCAATCCCGGTATTATGTTCTGGCCTTGTTTTATCTGTTGAAATGCCCAAGATAAATACcactcagtttttttcccctactCACTGTATCAGACTACTTTTTTGTGGAATATCTCCAATTTCAACTTCTTGTTTGCTTTCAGATTCTCTCCCTTGTTCTTCGGCGACTTCCCGATCACAGGTCCTTGTTGGAAACTGCTAAAGTAATAGATTTCTTACACTATATGATTAAAGTTACCCATACTACGAGTAAAAGGAGTGCTATACTCATGCTATTTCTAGGCTCATGAAGCCCTACAAAGTATTATTGATCGAGAGGATCGTATTTGGCAGTCGCTTTGCGAATTCCACTTCACTCCTTCACAGATCGATCAGCAAAAGACTTCAGATAAAACATGGCGGAAGACATTCTTCGAGCTGAAGAAATACTTTGGGATCCGTGAGGTCGATTATATGTTCATTATTTCAAAGACTTTTGTCAGCAGAGATTCCTAAATATTCCTCTATACCAGTACACCAAACACCTTCAGAATAAGATTATCCATTaagagaaacattttttaGGTGTACGCAGATCTTATTCACATATGCTGTCATTGTAAGGCGTTATTCTGGAAGACTCTTGGTCATCCATGTCTCCGACCAGAATCGCCTTCGGTTCGTGTCACTCCACAGCAGTTCGTCGATATGCTCATCTACCTCTAACCGGTACTGGAtccgtttctctttttttgactgTTCAGCTTTTCCTTTCCCTGTTATGTCTGACGCTTCTTCTCCGTGTGCACACTTGCCATCCTCTTTAGGGGTAATATCTTTCCATCATTGTTAGTTGCTTGTTGATCTACTACCATTTTTATCGTAGTGATGCTAATATAACAGAGATGATTAACTTCAATAAGAATACTACTCGTCTGCTGCGTTGCTATGATCTTTCCGATATCGATTTACCGAATGTGATAACGGCCCAAGTGAATCCGTCCACCGTACATGCTTTCCATGACCATCTTACCCTCTTTTCAACCGGTGTATAGATCTGTATCGATTTGCGTCGATTTTCATCTTCATCTACGCCTGAGTATAGCGCGCAAGGTTTCAGTCATTGtcctttctacatttcagctatattttttctcagcaCGGGTTGTTCACGTCCCGATGGCAGTTTTGTTTCAAATCttcacaaatattttcatGTATATTTTGATATTCGTTGCAAATTATCCAGAGATATTATTTTATAGTGCTGTGTCAGTTGTGTTGTGCATCTGATTCGAACTGTTGTATAAAAATTTCTCCTCTCGCAGAGTTACCCTTTATGAAAATAGAGTCAGAGTTCAGAGTGGCCTCGTCATATGATTGTGGAAAGTTCTGCCGCATCAAATAACGAAGTGTAAGATTGAAGCGTCTCAAGGTACACGTGATTTTTTATGTAGAGATATATGTAGACTACGATGTACCTTATTGTAGTAAGTAGGTACCTGCGTAGTTTGTAAATACGAAAATGGGACGCTCACGTCCAATTATTTCTCCAACTCCAACAAAGTACCGTCTTTGGGAAAAACAGATGCGAGTTGAACCTGCAGCATTTCAAATGTACCCGACGCTGCTAAATAACTGTGCAATGTCATTATTTTACAGGTAGCGTGAGAGTAACGCAAAAGTATACCAAATAATTTTGCGTTACTTTCACAAAAGTATACCAAATATCTTTGCCTTATCATCATatgtccttttttcttcttaaaataaGACGTACAAGGGCAGTTTTCATTTAAGTATCGAGTAGAATGTTTGAATTAGAATTCTTACAGTAGCGCTCCGGAAACATCAACACATCCTTGGTTTTGTAGAGGAGATCTTGCgtagtgaatgaaaaaaagactacaTAATAATGGCGTTCGGGAGGAATTCTACTAAAAGCAATCATATATGTTACTTCTCAGATTAAAGAAATGCGTACTAGAACATAAAGAGGGATTTATACCATATATTActtgttatattattactgCTATTACTTGcatcatattattttttgttatcctCTGGAATGGGCGATGAATCCAAACTACGATTGACAAAGTCCAGTTCTTACCACATAAGTAGGTCAAGCAAAATCACAGAagtgtgtttattttttctcagaactCAACAACTGCTACTCTCTGTGCAGTGCTCTATTTATCTGCCAGTTAAAGCGCTTCGGCATTTCT
The Necator americanus strain Aroian chromosome I, whole genome shotgun sequence genome window above contains:
- a CDS encoding hypothetical protein (NECATOR_CHRI.G2197.T1), giving the protein MPFMGRDWRAPGETWVRTPHTNGWERSKLRPIQITSDAIPIPGAVPEIEICHTNSSTSLLSLDSGSGSRSGSLSEDPISELEDGWIPHCFVKSKSKEFIGCTSISEAFHRLDLARGVSDVRRFAYIAKVVEILVQEKVQNLSGNARKSLVGILTAIVLRSSEEDVHISTARELVQQFGQALEGHVCGSPQLASRHQHTANSLLDVISDRQPKSVTSAEETSTTFLDLPREILSLVLRRLPDHRSLLETAKAHEALQSIIDREDRIWQSLCEFHFTPSQIDQQKTSDKTWRKTFFELKKYFGIREVYADLIHICCHCKALFWKTLGHPCLRPESPSVRVTPQQFVDMLIYL
- a CDS encoding hypothetical protein (NECATOR_CHRI.G2197.T2), with protein sequence MNQRRMENRVKCLHKCTRDASATTMAGADHGPCAGRRAGGADMPFMGRDWRAPGETWVRTPHTNGWERSKLRPIQITSDAIPIPGAVPEIEICHTNSSTSLLSLDSGSGSRSGSLSEDPISELEDGWIPHCFVKSKSKEFIGCTSISEAFHRLDLARGVSDVRRFAYIAKVVEILVQEKVQNLSGNARKSLVGILTAIVLRSSEEDVHISTARELVQQFGQALEGHVCGSPQLASRHQHTANSLLDVISDRQPKSVTSAEETSTTFLDLPREILSLVLRRLPDHRSLLETAKAHEALQSIIDREDRIWQSLCEFHFTPSQIDQQKTSDKTWRKTFFELKKYFGIREVYADLIHICCHCKALFWKTLGHPCLRPESPSVRVTPQQFVDMLIYL